Proteins from a genomic interval of Lolium perenne isolate Kyuss_39 chromosome 1, Kyuss_2.0, whole genome shotgun sequence:
- the LOC139832806 gene encoding uncharacterized protein, whose product MSRLKDFQNTNPPIFTKCTAPLDADDWLRTIENNLEVASIGENEKVVLATHFLARPARAWWENVKVMQAANHVITWEEFFTKFRKAHIPSGIIKIKRDEFFNLKQNNGSVVDYLDRFNTLARYAPQDTDTDEKKRDRFLNGLHEEIQSILVVVPNPDLEALVDAAIMVESKRKAAYETRKRKM is encoded by the coding sequence ATGTCTAGGCTGAaggacttccagaataccaacccaccGATATTCACCAAGTGCACCGCCCCTCTTGATGCGGATGATTGGCTCCGTACTATCGAGAACAATTTGGAAGTTGCGTCTATAGGCGAGAATGAGAAGGTGGTTCTCGCAACTCACTTTCTCGCTAGACCTGCAAGAGCTTGGTGGGAGAACGTTAAGGTGATGCAAGCTGCTAACCATGTGATCACTTGGGAGGAATTTTTCACCAAGTTCCGCAAGGCGCACATTCCATCGGGCATAATCAAGATTAAGAGAGATGAGTTCTTCAACCTCAAGCAGAACAATGGTAGTGTGGTCGATTACCTCGACAGGTTCAATACCCTGGCTAGGTATGCACCCCAAGACACTGACACTGATGAGAAGAAGAGGGACCGTTTCCTTAATGGTCTACATGAAGAAATCCAGAGTATCCTCGTAGTTGTCCCCAACCCTGACCTTGAAGCTCTGGTGGATGCCGCCATCATGGTGGAGTCCAAGCGCAAGGCAGCCTATGAGACCCGCAAGCGCAAGATGTAG